The Candidatus Zixiibacteriota bacterium genome includes a window with the following:
- a CDS encoding response regulator produces the protein MNSNKQPVQLLLVDDEEEFLLATSQALTRRGFNVTVAPNGVTALDKLAQQTFDVVVLDVKMPDIDGLEVFSQINNRFPSLPVIILTGHPSVNDAFDTSKQGIADYLAKPVEMEELAQKILKAVEKAAQNNVVEDKDDNAGGDAEGISVLLVDDETELLDSLQRLFRRRKMHCLTADNGPRALELLQEELVDVMVLDVKMPGMDGIEVLKQVKEKHPSIQVILLSGHPSVSAAMEGVKLGASEYLKKPPDIGQLVETIRRLYKQRQQFIEAQQRELIDEIRRRYTD, from the coding sequence ATGAATTCAAACAAACAGCCGGTGCAACTGCTGCTGGTCGACGACGAGGAGGAGTTTCTCCTGGCGACGTCGCAGGCACTGACCCGGCGCGGATTCAACGTCACCGTCGCGCCCAACGGCGTAACGGCGCTGGATAAACTAGCGCAACAGACGTTCGACGTGGTCGTGCTGGACGTTAAAATGCCTGACATCGACGGCCTCGAGGTGTTCAGCCAGATCAACAATCGTTTCCCGAGCCTTCCGGTAATAATTTTAACCGGGCATCCCTCGGTCAACGATGCGTTCGATACCTCGAAGCAGGGTATCGCCGACTATCTCGCCAAACCGGTCGAGATGGAAGAACTGGCGCAGAAGATTCTCAAGGCAGTCGAAAAGGCCGCACAGAATAACGTGGTCGAAGACAAAGACGACAACGCCGGCGGCGACGCCGAAGGGATCAGTGTGTTGCTGGTCGACGACGAAACAGAGCTACTGGATTCGCTTCAACGCCTGTTCCGCAGACGTAAGATGCATTGCCTCACGGCGGACAATGGACCTCGAGCGCTCGAATTGTTGCAGGAAGAACTGGTCGATGTCATGGTACTGGATGTCAAGATGCCGGGGATGGACGGCATTGAGGTATTGAAGCAGGTAAAGGAGAAACATCCGAGTATCCAGGTGATTCTCCTCTCGGGGCATCCTTCGGTGTCGGCCGCAATGGAAGGGGTGAAGCTGGGGGCCAGCGAGTATCTCAAGAAACCGCCGGATATAGGACAGTTGGTGGAAACAATCCGCCGGCTCTATAAGCAACGGCAGCAGTTCATTGAGGCCCAGCAACGCGAATTGATCGATGAAATCCGTCGGCGGTACACCGACTGA
- a CDS encoding DASS family sodium-coupled anion symporter, with the protein MGEKLKAKISAYDRYIDYKRFSIAIGLFVVILLLPIPASMLDVAVEYSVGRECVEDFLAKEIFTTPFQDVEQWQMFTVEAMNGVMMQGASKKETLLKKKPKDFKNMGLSFDESHFSKFQEFIGAMEKAEVDGLLAQARALRYDKLSYDMLTDKQKKRVDEWAKHILVCIAMVAFVVVCFMTEAMPLPGVAFCIGLILVFSGIVGRSEIAQLYWSDAVWFIMGSLMFAAAFVKTGVDKRICLMIFRRLAKPSVAWVTAIMILVISPAASFISDHALAAIFLPIGIVLYSNSLSKTNPEDNELAKLLMITIAMACNIGGFGSPSGGARNVIMMTYMEDMFGLSIGYGQWMIYGMPFVLVMMPITWFTLNRVFKPKISDLRPAMTALKKDIEHMGGWNRQQIIAVVIFVLMFLGWVTEKNLILDLTGIRLGIGVIAVAGAVAYLLTGIVNWRDYHEKVDWGVVWLYAGAIVFGRALDQTGAAYWIARSIVEGLASIGIASGTALLAAGSGVTVFMTNLMADGPAAASVGPITLSMAAVSNPGTTLVPFMGMATACASSMAYLLVIGTPPNAIVYSSGYLTAKDFLRAGIICTVIAFAVLLLVSIFYWSILGFSGLTAY; encoded by the coding sequence ATGGGCGAGAAACTGAAGGCTAAGATCAGCGCTTACGATCGATATATCGATTACAAGCGCTTCTCCATTGCAATTGGCCTTTTCGTGGTGATTCTGTTGCTGCCGATTCCGGCCAGCATGCTGGATGTGGCCGTGGAATACTCGGTAGGTCGGGAATGTGTGGAGGATTTCCTGGCTAAGGAGATTTTTACCACACCATTCCAGGACGTGGAACAATGGCAGATGTTCACCGTCGAGGCTATGAATGGTGTAATGATGCAGGGGGCGTCAAAGAAAGAGACACTGCTCAAGAAAAAACCGAAGGATTTCAAGAACATGGGCCTGAGTTTCGATGAAAGCCATTTCTCGAAATTTCAGGAATTTATCGGGGCAATGGAGAAGGCCGAAGTTGACGGGCTGCTGGCTCAGGCGCGAGCCCTTCGCTACGACAAACTGAGCTATGACATGCTCACCGATAAGCAGAAAAAACGAGTCGATGAATGGGCAAAGCATATCCTCGTCTGTATCGCCATGGTCGCGTTCGTCGTTGTCTGTTTCATGACCGAAGCGATGCCGCTTCCGGGGGTAGCGTTTTGTATAGGTCTGATCCTGGTCTTTTCGGGAATCGTGGGGCGTAGCGAGATCGCCCAGCTTTACTGGTCCGACGCCGTCTGGTTTATCATGGGCAGTTTGATGTTCGCGGCCGCGTTCGTGAAGACGGGAGTTGATAAACGCATCTGCCTGATGATCTTCAGACGTCTGGCCAAACCGAGCGTGGCCTGGGTGACGGCGATCATGATCCTGGTTATTTCGCCGGCAGCATCGTTCATTTCCGATCATGCTTTGGCGGCGATCTTCCTGCCGATCGGGATCGTGCTCTACAGCAACAGTCTCTCGAAAACTAATCCGGAAGACAACGAACTGGCCAAACTGCTGATGATCACGATCGCCATGGCCTGCAATATCGGCGGCTTCGGTTCACCGTCGGGAGGCGCTCGCAACGTGATCATGATGACCTACATGGAGGACATGTTCGGGCTTTCCATCGGTTATGGTCAATGGATGATCTACGGCATGCCGTTCGTGCTGGTGATGATGCCGATTACCTGGTTCACACTCAATCGCGTCTTCAAGCCGAAAATCAGCGACCTGCGACCGGCGATGACGGCGCTCAAGAAAGACATCGAACACATGGGCGGATGGAATCGGCAGCAGATCATAGCGGTGGTAATTTTCGTCCTGATGTTCCTGGGCTGGGTCACCGAGAAAAACCTGATTCTCGACCTGACGGGTATCCGTCTGGGAATCGGTGTGATCGCTGTGGCCGGAGCGGTGGCTTATCTGCTGACCGGGATCGTCAACTGGCGCGACTATCATGAAAAAGTCGACTGGGGCGTGGTCTGGCTGTACGCCGGGGCGATCGTGTTCGGTCGGGCGCTCGATCAGACCGGCGCGGCTTATTGGATCGCACGTTCGATCGTGGAAGGGCTGGCCTCGATTGGGATCGCCTCCGGGACTGCTTTGCTCGCAGCCGGAAGCGGTGTGACGGTGTTCATGACCAACCTGATGGCGGACGGACCGGCGGCGGCTTCGGTGGGACCGATCACCCTCTCCATGGCGGCGGTCTCCAATCCCGGAACAACTTTGGTTCCGTTCATGGGCATGGCCACGGCTTGTGCTTCATCCATGGCTTATTTGCTGGTGATAGGCACGCCGCCGAATGCAATCGTTTATTCGAGCGGTTATCTGACGGCGAAGGATTTCCTGAGAGCGGGCATCATCTGTACGGTTATTGCGTTCGCCGTCCTGTTGTTGGTTAGTATATTCTACTGGAGTATACTCGGATTTAGCGGTCTCACAGCCTATTAA
- a CDS encoding response regulator, with product MTKEDTKIRLLIIDDEADFRRAISQGLSRRGFEVSEAPDGEAGLRTIKANQFDIVILDQMMPGLSGIETLKEIRKSEADLPVIMLTGHGDFNTALAGIRLEIVDFLQKPVEVDQLSERIRGLLSREMTDLMKEPTISELMAPPELYPKVYVDEPLTSVLKAIAEAYRKPIPPDSIYGQVRSALVYDRKEKFLGMIRFSDLLTLLIPDALRHSPYATYFTGMLLAQSKLFGNKTIEGLILEQVFVDVNTPLMEAVHLLVEHRLINIPVVCEGNLAGILRGRDLIIATARLAGAEL from the coding sequence ATGACTAAAGAAGATACCAAAATCCGGCTCCTTATCATCGACGATGAGGCGGATTTCAGAAGGGCCATATCGCAGGGATTATCGCGGCGCGGTTTCGAGGTAAGTGAAGCACCGGACGGCGAAGCAGGTCTCCGTACGATCAAGGCCAATCAGTTCGATATCGTTATTCTGGATCAGATGATGCCCGGGCTGTCCGGAATCGAGACACTCAAAGAAATACGCAAAAGCGAAGCGGACCTGCCGGTTATCATGCTGACCGGGCACGGTGATTTCAACACCGCTCTGGCCGGTATCAGGCTGGAGATCGTGGATTTCCTGCAAAAACCGGTCGAAGTCGATCAATTGAGCGAACGTATCCGGGGGCTTCTGTCGCGCGAGATGACCGACCTGATGAAGGAGCCGACTATCTCCGAGTTAATGGCGCCGCCGGAGTTGTACCCCAAGGTGTATGTCGATGAACCGTTGACCTCGGTGTTAAAAGCAATCGCCGAGGCCTATCGCAAACCGATTCCTCCCGATTCGATATACGGCCAGGTGCGTTCGGCTTTAGTATACGACCGGAAGGAAAAATTCCTGGGGATGATCCGCTTTTCCGATTTACTGACCCTGCTGATTCCGGACGCCCTGCGGCATTCCCCCTATGCGACCTATTTCACCGGAATGTTGCTGGCTCAGAGCAAGTTGTTCGGGAATAAAACGATCGAGGGACTTATCCTGGAACAGGTCTTCGTCGATGTCAACACACCGTTGATGGAGGCGGTCCACCTGCTGGTGGAGCACCGCCTGATTAACATTCCGGTAGTGTGCGAAGGTAACCTGGCAGGTATCCTGCGCGGTCGTGATTTGATCATCGCCACTGCACGGCTCGCGGGGGCTGAGTTATAG